Proteins encoded by one window of Rouxiella chamberiensis:
- a CDS encoding MurR/RpiR family transcriptional regulator, with protein sequence MTDNRDVIAQIQGSFAGQTPTGKRIASFLLANLAQIPFETADSIARSAATSGISVGRYLRSLGYRNLDDFKQTLRQQGSGALHQPWVVTDRLGAYRQRSQQPQQQKFEQGLTLELEAIRHVYQLTQGDSFARVSRGLAEADAVFILGIQSVRGIANAFSSNLEYLRPQVYFADGQSGTYVESLNSEFTAPYLVVTDTRAYSVTAQKYCKAACDRGLRVALITDIYCPWAHDYPVDLLQVKNDTGQFWDSMAPLSCLFNLLCSAVLELRGDEVEQRLATNRLLQKEFGQFES encoded by the coding sequence ATGACAGACAATCGAGATGTGATCGCACAAATTCAGGGCTCTTTTGCCGGCCAAACGCCGACGGGTAAGCGTATCGCGAGCTTTCTGCTGGCGAATCTGGCGCAGATCCCCTTCGAGACGGCCGACAGCATTGCCCGCAGCGCTGCGACCAGCGGAATCTCGGTTGGCCGCTACCTGCGCAGTCTGGGCTATCGCAATCTGGATGATTTCAAGCAAACGCTACGCCAGCAAGGCAGCGGAGCGTTGCATCAACCCTGGGTGGTGACTGACCGGCTTGGCGCATATCGCCAGCGCAGTCAGCAACCGCAGCAGCAGAAATTCGAGCAGGGATTGACGCTGGAGCTAGAGGCTATCCGGCATGTCTATCAGTTGACGCAGGGTGACAGCTTTGCCCGTGTCAGCCGGGGTCTGGCCGAAGCCGATGCCGTGTTTATTCTCGGCATTCAATCGGTACGCGGCATTGCCAATGCATTCTCCAGCAATCTGGAATATTTGCGCCCGCAGGTCTATTTCGCCGACGGGCAATCGGGCACTTATGTCGAATCACTCAACTCCGAGTTCACCGCTCCTTATCTGGTGGTTACGGACACGCGTGCCTACTCGGTCACCGCGCAGAAATACTGCAAGGCCGCTTGTGACCGGGGCCTGCGAGTGGCGCTGATTACCGATATCTACTGCCCGTGGGCGCACGATTATCCCGTAGACCTGTTGCAGGTGAAAAACGATACGGGGCAATTCTGGGACTCGATGGCCCCGTTGAGTTGCCTGTTCAACCTGTTGTGTTCGGCCGTGCTCGAACTGCGTGGCGACGAGGTGGAGCAGCGCCTTGCCACCAACCGGCTGTTACAGAAAGAGTTCGGACAATTCGAATCCTAG
- the ddpX gene encoding D-alanyl-D-alanine dipeptidase, which produces MNEQVTKDSPELTQASDSPDITLIDVAKLLPQVVIDMKYATDDNLTGRKVYCENRCLLHPDAASALTRCFEVAQLAGFNLKIFDAYRPQQAQHIFWAVLPNPDYVADIKVGSHHSRGVAVDLTLLDEQGVELDMGAGFDEMTERSHPFYPHLPADIQRNRLLLIAVMAAGGFIGMPTEWWHFELPNSIAYPLLNDVFDCY; this is translated from the coding sequence ATGAATGAACAGGTTACAAAAGATTCGCCAGAACTTACGCAGGCCTCCGACTCGCCGGATATTACGCTGATTGATGTCGCCAAGCTGTTGCCACAGGTCGTTATCGACATGAAATACGCCACCGATGACAACCTCACCGGCCGCAAAGTGTACTGCGAAAACCGCTGCCTGCTGCATCCCGATGCCGCCAGCGCGTTGACGCGCTGTTTCGAGGTTGCGCAGCTGGCCGGTTTCAACCTCAAGATTTTCGACGCCTATCGACCCCAACAGGCGCAGCACATCTTCTGGGCGGTGCTGCCTAATCCCGATTATGTGGCGGATATCAAGGTCGGATCGCACCACAGCCGAGGGGTCGCGGTGGATCTCACCCTGCTCGACGAGCAGGGCGTAGAGCTGGATATGGGCGCAGGCTTTGATGAAATGACTGAACGGTCGCACCCTTTTTATCCGCATTTGCCAGCCGACATTCAGCGCAATCGGCTGCTGCTTATTGCCGTCATGGCCGCTGGCGGATTTATCGGCATGCCGACCGAATGGTGGCATTTCGAACTGCCGAATTCGATTGCCTATCCGTTATTGAACGATGTCTTTGACTGTTACTGA
- a CDS encoding ABC transporter substrate-binding protein — MMALSGVSLPAQAAVPKDMLVIGKAADPQTLDPAVTIDNNDWTVTYPAYQRLVGYKSEGGKGSTQVEGDLAASWSASDDERVWTFKLKPGARFDDGSEVNAEAVKWSFERLMKIGQGPSEAFPKDMQVSVVDPMTVRFTLKTPFAPFLYTLANDGAGIVNPAIAKANPADEGKAWLAAHTAGSGPYKLDRWQKGQQLVLVPNPYYSGAKPAFKRVTVKIIGESSSRRLQLSRGDLDIADSLPIDQLAALKQENKVAVDEYPSLRVTYLYLNNAKGPLSQVDLRRAVSYAVDYQGMVKGILGGNAKQMRGPIPDGMWGYDPQAMQYSNSPAKAKAELAKVKTAPGTLDLLYSDSDPNWEPIALSVQATLASAGIKVKLEKLANATMRDRIGQGDYDISIGNWSPDFADPYMFMNYWFESDKKGLPGNRSFYTNPQVDTLLKEAVSHSDQKQRTEYYQQAQKIVIDEAAYVYLFQKNYQVAMNKDLKGFVFNPMLEQVFNVAQMSKQ, encoded by the coding sequence ATGATGGCGCTCTCGGGCGTCTCTTTGCCCGCCCAGGCCGCGGTTCCGAAGGATATGCTGGTTATCGGCAAAGCCGCGGACCCGCAAACGCTGGACCCCGCCGTCACCATCGACAACAACGACTGGACGGTCACTTATCCGGCCTATCAGCGGCTGGTAGGCTACAAGTCCGAAGGCGGCAAAGGATCAACGCAGGTCGAGGGCGATTTGGCGGCAAGCTGGTCCGCCTCCGACGACGAGCGGGTCTGGACCTTTAAACTCAAGCCGGGCGCCAGATTTGACGACGGGTCGGAGGTCAATGCCGAAGCCGTGAAATGGTCTTTCGAGCGCCTGATGAAAATCGGTCAAGGTCCGTCGGAAGCCTTCCCGAAAGATATGCAGGTTTCCGTGGTCGACCCGATGACCGTGCGTTTCACCCTCAAGACCCCGTTCGCGCCTTTCCTTTATACGCTGGCGAATGACGGCGCAGGTATCGTGAATCCGGCCATCGCCAAAGCCAATCCCGCCGACGAAGGCAAAGCCTGGCTCGCAGCCCACACCGCAGGTTCCGGCCCTTATAAACTGGATCGCTGGCAGAAAGGGCAGCAGTTGGTGCTGGTGCCGAACCCGTATTACAGCGGCGCCAAACCGGCCTTTAAACGGGTAACCGTCAAGATTATCGGCGAAAGTTCGAGCCGTCGATTGCAGCTGTCGCGCGGCGATCTGGATATCGCCGACTCGTTGCCTATCGACCAGCTTGCGGCGCTGAAGCAGGAAAACAAGGTCGCGGTGGATGAATATCCCTCCCTGCGTGTGACTTATCTCTATCTCAATAATGCCAAAGGCCCGCTGAGTCAGGTGGACTTACGCCGTGCGGTGTCTTACGCGGTGGATTATCAGGGCATGGTGAAAGGCATTCTGGGCGGCAATGCCAAACAGATGCGCGGACCGATTCCTGACGGGATGTGGGGCTATGATCCGCAGGCCATGCAGTACAGCAACTCTCCGGCCAAGGCCAAAGCCGAACTTGCCAAGGTGAAAACCGCGCCGGGCACTCTTGATCTGCTCTACTCCGACAGTGATCCCAACTGGGAGCCGATTGCGCTCTCCGTTCAGGCGACGCTTGCCTCGGCCGGCATCAAGGTGAAGCTCGAGAAGCTGGCCAACGCCACCATGCGCGACCGCATCGGGCAGGGCGATTACGATATTTCGATAGGAAACTGGAGCCCTGACTTTGCCGACCCGTATATGTTCATGAACTACTGGTTCGAGTCGGACAAGAAGGGACTGCCGGGCAACCGATCGTTTTATACCAATCCGCAGGTCGATACGTTGCTGAAAGAAGCCGTCTCCCATTCGGATCAAAAGCAGCGCACCGAATACTACCAGCAGGCGCAGAAGATAGTTATCGATGAGGCGGCGTATGTCTATCTGTTCCAGAAGAACTATCAGGTGGCGATGAACAAAGACCTCAAAGGTTTTGTCTTCAATCCGATGCTGGAACAAGTGTTCAATGTCGCGCAGATGAGCAAGCAGTAA
- a CDS encoding ABC transporter permease — protein sequence MTFWTIIRQRCWGLVLVMAGVCVITFVISHLIPGDPARLLAGDRASNEMVQNMRQQLGLDQPLYIQFYRYVVDLLHGDLGTSIRTGRPVLEDLRAFFPATLELAFSALFLAIILGVPLGVLSAVYRNKFPDHLVRMMSVIGISTPAFWLGLGVIILFYGQLNLLPGGGRLDDWLDPPTHITGFYVLDAVLTGNHEVLLNSLQHLLLPALTLAFVHMGIVARQIRSAMLEQLGEDYIRTAKANGLSHWRVILSHALPNALIPSITVLGLAMGDLLYGAVLTETVFAWPGMGAYVVSSIQALDFPAVMGFAVVVSFAYVLVNLLLDLLYVWIDPRIGRVG from the coding sequence ATGACTTTCTGGACCATTATTCGCCAGCGCTGCTGGGGTCTGGTGCTGGTGATGGCGGGGGTGTGCGTGATCACCTTTGTCATCTCGCACCTGATCCCGGGCGATCCGGCACGGCTGTTGGCAGGCGATCGCGCCAGTAACGAGATGGTGCAGAACATGCGCCAGCAACTGGGGCTGGATCAACCGCTCTATATTCAGTTTTATCGCTACGTGGTGGATCTGCTGCACGGCGATTTGGGCACGTCGATCCGCACGGGGCGGCCTGTCCTTGAAGATTTGCGGGCCTTTTTCCCGGCCACGCTGGAACTGGCCTTCAGCGCGCTTTTTCTGGCGATTATTCTGGGTGTGCCGCTGGGCGTGCTGTCTGCGGTGTACCGCAACAAGTTTCCCGATCATCTGGTGCGCATGATGTCCGTCATAGGCATTTCAACACCGGCATTCTGGCTGGGATTAGGAGTCATCATTCTGTTTTACGGCCAGTTGAATCTGCTGCCGGGCGGCGGAAGGTTGGACGACTGGCTGGATCCTCCAACGCATATCACCGGTTTCTATGTGCTCGATGCCGTGCTGACCGGCAATCACGAGGTGCTGTTGAACAGTCTGCAACACCTGCTGCTGCCCGCGCTGACGCTGGCTTTCGTGCATATGGGCATTGTGGCGCGACAGATTCGCTCGGCGATGCTGGAACAGCTCGGTGAGGATTATATTCGCACGGCGAAGGCCAACGGGCTGTCGCATTGGCGGGTCATTTTGTCTCACGCCTTGCCGAACGCACTTATTCCGTCGATTACCGTGCTGGGGCTGGCGATGGGGGATTTGCTGTATGGCGCGGTGCTGACCGAAACGGTGTTTGCGTGGCCGGGCATGGGAGCCTACGTCGTCAGCTCGATTCAGGCGCTGGATTTTCCGGCGGTCATGGGGTTTGCCGTGGTGGTGTCCTTTGCCTATGTGCTGGTGAACCTGCTCCTCGATTTACTTTACGTGTGGATTGACCCGCGTATTGGCAGAGTGGGGTGA
- the ddpC gene encoding D,D-dipeptide ABC transporter permease: protein MALIEPGVDNHRASLVPPTRRPRFASWRKTAHQLGRSPLTVVGLAIMLIVVFLMLFSPWLVPHDPNAIDLTARLQAPSASHWFGTDEVGRDLFSRVLIGSQQSVAAGLAVVILAGSIGSLLGCFSGVLGGMVDALVMRGMDIMLSVPSLVLTMALAAALGPSLFNAMLAIAIVRIPFYVRLARGQTLMLRHQAYMQATRTFGASRWHLITWHVLRNVLPPLVVQASLDIGTSILMAATLGFIGLGAQQPTAEWGAMVSNGRNFILDQWWYCAFPGMAILITATGFNLFGDGLRDLLDPKSRGR, encoded by the coding sequence ATGGCCTTGATTGAACCCGGCGTCGACAATCATCGCGCCTCTCTTGTACCGCCGACCCGCAGGCCGCGATTCGCCTCGTGGCGGAAAACGGCGCACCAGCTGGGTCGCAGTCCGCTCACGGTCGTGGGGCTTGCGATTATGCTGATTGTGGTATTTCTGATGCTGTTTTCGCCGTGGCTGGTTCCGCATGACCCGAACGCCATCGACCTGACCGCGCGTCTGCAAGCTCCGTCGGCCAGTCACTGGTTTGGCACCGATGAAGTCGGGCGTGACCTGTTCAGCCGCGTGTTGATAGGCAGTCAGCAATCGGTGGCGGCGGGGTTGGCGGTAGTGATTCTGGCGGGCAGCATCGGATCGCTGCTGGGCTGTTTTTCGGGTGTGCTGGGCGGAATGGTCGATGCGCTCGTCATGCGCGGGATGGACATCATGTTGTCGGTGCCGTCGCTGGTCCTGACGATGGCGCTGGCCGCCGCGCTCGGCCCGAGCCTGTTCAACGCCATGCTGGCCATTGCCATCGTGCGTATTCCGTTTTATGTGCGGCTGGCGCGCGGTCAGACGCTGATGCTGCGCCATCAGGCGTATATGCAGGCCACGCGAACCTTTGGTGCCTCGCGCTGGCACCTTATCACCTGGCACGTGCTGCGCAATGTCCTGCCGCCGCTGGTGGTGCAGGCTTCGCTGGACATCGGCACCTCGATTCTGATGGCCGCCACGCTGGGCTTTATCGGCCTTGGCGCGCAGCAGCCTACCGCCGAATGGGGCGCGATGGTCTCCAATGGCCGCAACTTTATTCTCGATCAGTGGTGGTATTGCGCCTTTCCGGGCATGGCTATCCTGATTACCGCCACCGGTTTCAACCTGTTCGGCGACGGGCTTCGTGACCTGCTCGATCCGAAAAGCAGAGGGCGCTGA
- a CDS encoding ABC transporter ATP-binding protein, with product MTESTLSPVLEIDGLRLTFPVYGGEISALNNVSLKVNAGEIVGVVGESGSGKSVTAMMSMRLLPQDSFVVKSGALRLLGTDVVTATDKQMRQLRGARVAMIFQEPMNALNPTRKIGRQMSEIICLHQKISRAEAEKKALTLLEEMQIGDAAQVMKRYPFELSGGMRQRVLIAMAFSCEPELIIADEPTTALDVTVQRQVLRLLRRKARASGTAVLFITHDMAVVSQLCDRVYVMYAGNVIESGQTNDVITHPAHPYSIGLMRAAPENGEPRSLLRAIPGTVPNLAELPMGCAFRGRCAHGDAQCQHTPALSRLSTETLQQVACWHPQQGKTAGLQESQP from the coding sequence ATGACTGAATCTACTCTGTCTCCTGTTCTGGAAATCGACGGCCTGCGGCTGACTTTTCCGGTTTATGGAGGTGAAATCAGCGCCCTGAACAATGTTTCGCTCAAGGTCAACGCCGGTGAGATTGTCGGCGTGGTGGGCGAGTCGGGGTCGGGCAAGTCGGTAACGGCGATGATGTCGATGCGCCTGTTGCCGCAGGACAGTTTTGTGGTCAAGTCGGGCGCGCTGCGGTTACTCGGCACCGACGTAGTCACGGCCACTGATAAACAGATGCGGCAACTGCGCGGCGCACGGGTGGCGATGATCTTTCAGGAGCCGATGAACGCGCTGAATCCGACCCGCAAGATAGGGCGTCAGATGAGCGAGATAATCTGCCTGCATCAGAAAATCAGCCGCGCCGAGGCAGAGAAAAAAGCCCTGACTTTGCTGGAAGAGATGCAGATAGGCGATGCGGCGCAGGTCATGAAACGTTACCCGTTCGAGCTTTCCGGCGGTATGCGGCAGCGGGTTCTGATTGCGATGGCGTTCTCCTGCGAACCCGAGCTTATCATCGCCGACGAACCCACGACGGCACTCGACGTTACCGTGCAGCGGCAAGTGTTAAGGCTGCTGCGGCGCAAAGCCCGCGCCAGCGGCACGGCGGTACTGTTTATCACGCATGATATGGCCGTGGTTTCGCAACTCTGCGATCGTGTTTACGTCATGTATGCCGGAAATGTGATTGAAAGCGGGCAGACAAACGACGTCATAACCCATCCGGCGCACCCTTATTCGATTGGATTGATGCGGGCCGCGCCTGAAAACGGGGAACCGCGCAGCCTGTTGAGGGCAATTCCAGGGACAGTGCCGAATCTGGCAGAACTGCCTATGGGGTGCGCCTTTCGTGGCCGCTGCGCCCACGGGGATGCCCAGTGTCAGCACACACCGGCGCTCTCGCGTCTCTCCACGGAGACTTTACAGCAGGTAGCGTGCTGGCATCCGCAGCAGGGTAAAACGGCTGGCTTGCAGGAGTCACAACCATGA
- a CDS encoding ABC transporter ATP-binding protein, producing MNLDALIELQDIRVRFAASYNWRGKAKGYVHALNGLDLNIMRGETLGIVGESGCGKSTLAQLLMGLQKPSSGQLLRARSDGSWFGTGMQMVFQDPQSSLDPRLPIWRIITEPVYVQKHNPASERRQLAETLAEQVGIRKESLDRLPHEFSGGQRQRISIARALSSEPDIIVLDEPTSALDISVQAQILNLLVRLQRERNLTYVLISHNVSVVRHMSDRVAVMYLGQIVELGPAAKVLSHPQHPYTRLLLDSVPQAGRSLEDGQEDNKGELPSNRNLPQGCYFRERCPYAGNGCQMPQELRVNLSGAAVRCHRVT from the coding sequence ATGAATCTCGATGCACTGATTGAATTGCAGGATATTCGCGTGCGCTTTGCTGCCAGCTATAACTGGCGGGGTAAAGCCAAAGGTTATGTCCACGCGCTCAACGGGCTGGATTTAAACATCATGCGCGGTGAAACGCTGGGCATTGTCGGCGAATCCGGCTGCGGTAAAAGTACGCTGGCGCAGCTGTTGATGGGGCTGCAAAAACCGAGCAGCGGTCAGTTGCTGCGCGCCCGTTCCGACGGTTCCTGGTTTGGAACCGGCATGCAGATGGTCTTTCAGGATCCGCAGTCGTCGCTGGATCCGCGTTTGCCTATCTGGCGGATCATCACAGAGCCGGTCTATGTACAAAAGCACAATCCGGCGAGCGAACGACGCCAGCTGGCCGAAACGCTGGCAGAGCAGGTCGGGATCCGCAAGGAGTCTCTCGACAGACTGCCGCACGAGTTTTCCGGCGGCCAGCGGCAACGTATCTCCATTGCGCGGGCGCTGTCTTCGGAACCGGATATCATCGTGCTCGACGAACCTACTTCCGCGCTGGATATCTCTGTTCAGGCGCAAATCCTGAATTTGCTGGTGCGGTTGCAGCGCGAACGCAATCTGACCTATGTGCTTATCTCCCACAATGTCTCCGTGGTGCGGCACATGAGCGATCGGGTGGCGGTGATGTATCTCGGGCAAATCGTCGAGCTGGGCCCGGCCGCAAAAGTGCTGAGCCATCCGCAGCATCCCTACACGCGATTACTGCTCGATTCCGTGCCGCAGGCAGGGCGCTCGCTGGAAGACGGGCAGGAAGACAACAAGGGTGAACTGCCCAGTAACCGCAATCTGCCGCAGGGCTGTTACTTTCGCGAGCGTTGCCCCTATGCCGGAAATGGCTGCCAGATGCCGCAGGAACTTCGGGTTAACCTGTCGGGCGCGGCGGTGAGGTGTCATCGGGTCACATAA
- the alsS gene encoding acetolactate synthase AlsS, protein MNSQDKSENQNNQWKCGADLVVAQLEAQGVKHVFGIPGAKIDRVFDSLVDSKIETVVVRHEANAAFMAGAVGRLTGKAGVALVTSGPGCSNLITGVATANSEGDPMVALGGAVIRAHHLKQVHQTMDTVSMFRPVTKYSAEATSSSALAEVVANGFRAAEFGRPGASFISLPMDLINEPARGKLLTSYSPTLGSAPHGAIMQVARLLKQAKNPVLLLGLMASQPRNAEAIRRLLKKSNLPVTSTYQAAGVIDQSAFHRFAGRVGLFNNQAGDRLLRNADLVITIGYSPVEYEPEKWSNGNSKLVHIDVTPAETDSDYLPEVELVGDIADTLDLLNEQIQEQIVLSPAAIDILEERRLQRQLLDQKGRSLNQFAIHPLRLVRAMQDIVNSDVTLCVDMGSFHIWIARYLYSFRARQVLISNGQQTMGVALPWAIGAALVEPGRKVVSVSGDGGFMQSSMELETAVRLGVNLLHIIWVDEAYNMVAIQEEKKYQRTSGIQFGPIDFKAYADSFGAKGFAVTSADSLERTLHAAMDVQGVAVVAIPVDYSDNALLMSQLNMSEMF, encoded by the coding sequence ATGAACAGTCAAGACAAGAGTGAAAACCAGAACAATCAGTGGAAATGCGGGGCCGATCTGGTGGTCGCGCAACTGGAAGCGCAAGGCGTGAAGCACGTGTTCGGCATTCCGGGTGCCAAAATCGACCGGGTGTTTGATTCGCTGGTGGATTCAAAAATCGAAACGGTTGTCGTGCGTCACGAAGCCAATGCCGCCTTCATGGCCGGTGCCGTCGGACGTTTAACGGGCAAGGCCGGTGTCGCGCTGGTTACATCAGGCCCCGGATGTTCAAACCTGATAACCGGTGTCGCGACAGCCAACTCCGAAGGTGACCCGATGGTTGCTCTGGGCGGCGCGGTGATTCGCGCCCATCACCTCAAACAGGTGCACCAGACAATGGACACGGTTTCAATGTTTCGCCCGGTGACCAAATATTCGGCGGAAGCGACCTCGTCGTCGGCGCTGGCGGAAGTGGTCGCCAACGGATTTCGCGCGGCGGAGTTCGGACGCCCGGGCGCATCCTTTATCAGCCTGCCGATGGATTTAATTAACGAACCCGCGCGTGGAAAGCTGCTGACCAGCTACTCGCCGACGCTGGGCAGTGCGCCGCACGGCGCAATCATGCAGGTTGCCCGCCTGTTGAAACAGGCCAAAAATCCGGTGCTGCTGCTGGGACTGATGGCGAGCCAGCCGCGCAACGCCGAGGCGATTCGCCGCCTGCTGAAGAAAAGCAATCTGCCGGTGACCAGCACGTATCAGGCGGCGGGTGTTATCGACCAGAGTGCGTTCCACCGTTTTGCGGGCCGTGTCGGCCTGTTCAACAATCAGGCCGGTGACCGTTTGCTGCGCAATGCCGATCTGGTCATTACCATCGGTTACAGCCCCGTCGAGTACGAGCCTGAAAAATGGAGCAACGGCAACAGCAAACTGGTTCACATCGACGTTACGCCTGCCGAGACGGACAGCGACTATCTGCCCGAAGTGGAACTGGTGGGCGATATCGCCGATACCCTCGACCTGCTGAACGAGCAGATTCAGGAGCAGATTGTCCTAAGCCCTGCCGCTATCGATATTCTCGAAGAGCGCCGTTTACAGCGCCAGTTGCTGGACCAGAAAGGCCGCAGTCTGAACCAGTTCGCCATTCACCCGCTGCGGCTGGTGCGGGCCATGCAGGACATCGTCAACAGCGACGTTACCCTTTGCGTGGATATGGGCAGTTTCCATATCTGGATTGCCCGTTATCTTTACAGCTTCCGCGCGCGTCAGGTGCTGATTTCCAACGGGCAGCAGACCATGGGTGTGGCATTGCCGTGGGCTATCGGCGCGGCGCTGGTCGAACCCGGCCGTAAAGTGGTCTCGGTTTCAGGCGATGGCGGCTTTATGCAGTCGAGCATGGAGCTGGAAACCGCGGTGCGTCTCGGCGTCAATCTGCTGCATATTATCTGGGTCGATGAAGCCTATAATATGGTCGCCATTCAGGAAGAGAAGAAATATCAGCGCACTTCCGGCATTCAATTCGGCCCGATTGATTTCAAGGCCTACGCCGATTCGTTTGGCGCCAAAGGCTTTGCCGTCACGTCTGCCGATTCGCTGGAAAGAACGCTGCATGCCGCGATGGACGTGCAGGGCGTTGCCGTCGTTGCCATTCCGGTGGATTACAGCGATAACGCGCTGCTGATGAGCCAGCTCAATATGAGCGAAATGTTCTAG
- a CDS encoding LysR family transcriptional regulator — translation MELRHLRYFVAVAETANFTRAAQRLGISQPPLSQQIQRLEHEVGTALLKRLTRGVELTDAGKVLYEDALIILKLSDAALERTRSVARGMNGFLRIGFASSSAFNPQVFSLLHRYRDKYPGVTLEPQEKDMSGLMTALSEGVIDLAFVRLPCERSKDFNVRVIDDEEMVVALPKMHPLSRTESVSLADLQNETLITFPRDLSPGLYDTVIAGCEAAGFSPNLGQQCPQIASSLSMVATGFGYALIPASLGRIDVANVCCLPIANQRITTQIALAWRRAALGKAALHLLNLTAAAGVE, via the coding sequence ATGGAACTTCGCCACCTGCGCTACTTCGTCGCCGTCGCCGAGACGGCAAATTTCACCCGCGCCGCACAGCGGTTGGGTATTTCTCAACCGCCATTAAGCCAGCAAATTCAGCGGCTTGAGCATGAAGTTGGCACGGCGTTGCTTAAACGACTGACGCGAGGCGTGGAACTGACCGACGCGGGAAAAGTGCTGTACGAGGATGCGTTAATCATTCTCAAATTGTCTGACGCGGCACTGGAAAGAACCCGCAGTGTCGCGCGCGGCATGAATGGATTTCTGCGCATCGGCTTTGCCAGCTCCTCGGCGTTTAATCCGCAGGTTTTCTCGCTGCTGCACCGGTATCGTGACAAGTATCCGGGAGTGACGCTCGAGCCGCAGGAGAAGGACATGTCGGGCTTGATGACGGCGCTGAGTGAAGGGGTGATTGATCTGGCGTTCGTGCGTCTGCCCTGCGAGCGCAGCAAGGATTTCAATGTGCGGGTTATCGATGACGAGGAGATGGTGGTTGCGCTGCCGAAGATGCATCCGCTGAGTCGCACAGAGAGCGTGTCGCTCGCCGACCTGCAAAACGAAACGCTGATTACTTTTCCGCGCGACCTGTCGCCCGGACTCTATGACACGGTTATTGCAGGGTGTGAGGCCGCCGGATTTTCGCCGAATCTGGGCCAGCAATGCCCGCAGATTGCCTCGTCACTCAGCATGGTGGCAACCGGCTTTGGCTATGCGCTGATTCCGGCTTCGCTAGGCAGAATCGATGTCGCCAACGTCTGCTGCCTGCCTATCGCCAACCAGCGGATCACCACGCAAATTGCGCTGGCATGGCGCAGAGCCGCCCTGGGAAAGGCGGCGCTGCATCTCCTCAATCTGACGGCGGCGGCAGGAGTCGAATAG
- a CDS encoding glycosyltransferase encodes MSIEQINALHTSLAGVVVWFNPTDKEVENIKSYLGALQTLYVVDNSAGDNAALLAELSGEATSIEYIANLDNLGIARALNIGCQRALEKGYDWILTMDQDSGFSTAEMAKYIEAFERRKIDDPSIAVFTPVTGEEQQEGYAQRVITSGNILSLAAYQVIGGFDDELFIDEVDHDLCYKMTKNGYKIYTFGNVHMEHKLGNTQLHPYFFNRAMWVMHHSAIRKYYITRNRLLMRDRYPEFTADYDKFNRQLLVGVIFFEEQKLLKLRYMLKGYRDYKNNRLGKMR; translated from the coding sequence ATGTCTATTGAACAGATTAACGCCTTGCACACCTCTTTGGCGGGCGTTGTGGTTTGGTTCAACCCAACTGACAAAGAAGTTGAAAACATCAAGTCCTATCTGGGCGCATTGCAGACTCTGTATGTCGTGGATAATTCAGCCGGAGATAACGCCGCATTGCTGGCAGAGTTAAGCGGAGAGGCGACCTCAATTGAATATATTGCCAATCTCGACAACCTGGGCATTGCCAGAGCACTGAACATCGGTTGTCAGCGCGCGCTGGAAAAAGGCTATGACTGGATCCTGACCATGGATCAGGATTCGGGCTTCAGCACCGCCGAAATGGCGAAATATATCGAAGCCTTCGAACGCAGGAAAATCGACGATCCGTCCATTGCCGTTTTTACTCCCGTCACCGGTGAAGAGCAGCAGGAAGGCTATGCACAGCGCGTTATTACTTCGGGCAATATCCTGAGCCTTGCCGCCTACCAGGTCATTGGCGGCTTCGACGACGAATTGTTCATTGACGAAGTGGATCACGACCTGTGCTATAAAATGACCAAAAACGGGTACAAGATTTATACCTTCGGCAACGTACATATGGAGCACAAACTGGGGAATACCCAACTGCATCCATACTTCTTCAACCGCGCGATGTGGGTAATGCATCACAGCGCGATTCGTAAGTATTACATCACCCGTAATCGCCTGCTGATGCGCGATCGTTACCCCGAATTCACTGCCGATTACGATAAATTCAATCGACAGTTACTGGTGGGCGTGATCTTCTTCGAAGAGCAGAAACTGCTGAAACTGCGCTATATGCTCAAGGGCTATCGCGATTACAAAAACAACCGCCTGGGCAAGATGCGTTAA